The Pseudalkalibacillus hwajinpoensis nucleotide sequence AAAGAGATGGCAGGGGAATTAGTTGTTCTTCCAGCTCACTTCTCAAAAATGGCTGAGCTTGATGAAAATGGAGCCGTGTCTGCAAAACTCCAGGATCTTTACCAAAAGAATGATGGTCTAAATGTGGAGAAGGAAGAAGATTTCAGAAAAATGGTAACCGAAAATCTTCCTCCACAGCCTAATGCTTATCAGGAAATTCGTGAAACAAATATGGGGAAAATTACCCCAGATGAAGAAACAAAAAGAGAAATGGAAATTGGACCAAACCGCTGTGCGGTTAACTAATAAGGAGGAATTACAAATGGATGCACAAAAAACATTAGATACAAAAGGGCTAGCATGCCCAATGCCAATCGTAAAAACAAAAAAAGCAATGAAAGACATGGAGTCAGGTGAAGTTCTTGAAGTTCAAGCGACTGATAAAGGAGCTCAAAGTGACCTTACTGCATGGGCGAAATCAGGTGGTCATGAACTAATGAAGTCTGAAGAAACAGACGGCGTGTTCTATTTCTGGATTAAAAAAGCTTAGTAAATGATAGGAGGTACTGGATAAGTACCTCCGTTTTAATGTAAGGGGTGAACAGGATGGATTTGAGTTTTATAATAACGATTTTTGCAATTGGATTTATTGGATCTTTTATTTCAGGAATGGTTGGAATCGGTGGCTCGATTATTAAATACCCGATGCTACTTTATATCCCACCACTACTCGGTTTTGCGGCATTTAGTGCCCACGAAGTTTCTGGTATTAGTGCAGTTCAGGTATTCTTCGCAACCATTGGTGGTGTTTGGGCTTACCGTAAAGGTGGTTATCTTAATAAGCAATTGATCCTCTACATGGGGGTTAGTATTCTAATCGGTAGTTTTATTGGAGGATATGGTTCGACCATTATGTCCGAACAGGGAATCAATGTCGTCTATGGACTGCTTGCTGCGATTGCAGCTGTCATGATGTTTATACCGAAAAAAGGCATTGATGATATACCGCTTGATCAGGTGAAATTCAATAAACTACTTTCATCAGCTCTTGCCTTTATTGTAGGTATTGGCGCTGGGATCGTTGGCGCCGCAGGAGCATTCCTTCTCGTTCCGATCATGCTCGTCGTGCTAAAGATTCCGACGCGGATGACGATTGCATCTTCTCTTGCGATCACGTTTATTTCTTCGATAGGTTCGACGGTTGGAAAACTCGCAACAGGGCAGGTTCTTTTACTTCCTGCTGCGATAATGATTGTCGCAAGCTTAATTGCTTCGCCACTTGGTGCGAATGCTGGTAAGAAAATAAATACAAAAATTCTTCAATGGGTGCTTGCTGCCCTTATTCTTGGAACGTCTATTAAGATTTGGATTGACCTTCTCTCATAATCGAAAAAAGCTGTCTCTCTCATTGCTACATGCAATTTGAGGAGACAGCTTTTTTTATACTTGTTGCTTAATTTCTAATTCTTTAATCTGATGTCCATCAACTTCACGAACTGTAAATTGATAGCCGTCTACGGTAAATGATGTTCCTTGTTCCGGTTCTATATCATGAGTTAAGATCCAGCCACCAATTGTATCCACTTCAGTATGATCAATTGATGTTCCGAGTAGCTCATTGATATCACTAATTAAAGCTTTTCCATCGACGATTGTTTGTCCATTTGAATCTTCTCGTATAGGCGCTTTTTCATCAAAATCAAATTCATCTTGAATTTCGCCAACAATTTCTTCAAGTATATCTTCCACAGTAACGAGTCCGGCCGTTCCACCATACTCATCGACTACGATCGCGATATGATTATGACTCTTTTGCATTTTCGCTAGCAGTGTCTTAATATGAGCTGTTTCAATAACGTGATTAATGGGGTGGATGTATTCATTAAGTATAAGCTCTTCGCCCCATTTGTACTGTGTTAAAATTTCTTTAATGTTTACGACCCCAACGATTTTATCTTTATCCCCATCAGCGACAGGATAACGTGTATATTTACCGTTCTTCATGATCTCAAGATTTTCTTCAGTAGTGTTGTCCAAAAATAGACAGGTCATTTCCGTTCTTGGAATCATGATTTCTCGGGCCATTCTTTCATCAAATTCAAAGATATTATTCACAAATTCCATTTCGGATTTATTGATTTCCCCACTTTTGTAGCTTTCAGATAAAATGAGTCGAAGTTCTTCTTCAGAATGGGCTTGTTCATGCTCATTCGCTGATTTAAGACCAAATAACTTTACCACGCCTCTAGCTGAACCATTTAATGCCCAAATAAACGGATACATTATACGATAGAACCAGATAAGTGGACCAGCTAGAAGTAAACTAACAGCTTCCGCTTTTTGAATTGCAAATGTCTTCGGAGCAAGCTCACCAAGAACAACGTGTAGGAAGGTTATAATCGCAAAGGCGAGCGCAATCGTAACAGGTGTAGCGATTGAGTCAGGAAGGTTAATAAGCTCAAATAAAGGATGCAGAAGCTGTTCAACGGTTTCTTCACCAAGCCAACCAAGAGCTAGCGCTGTAATGGTAATACCTAATTGACATGCTGAAAGATACCCATCTAAGTTACCAAGTACCTTTTGAACGGCTTTGGCTTTCTTATTTCCTTCACTCGCAAGTGCATCTATTCTCGTTCTTCGAATTTTTACGATCGCAAATTCAGATGCTACGAAAAATGCCGTTAATACAATTAACAATAGAACAGCAATTACTTTGATTAGTTCCAATAAGGCCCTTACAGAGTTGTAAGGGTTCACCTCCTATGTAATAGTTATTGTAACGTTATTATAACGATGTTTTCCTCTTTTGGGGTAACGTAAAACAAAAAATTCTACCTCAATGAGAATGTTTGAACGCTCCAGGTTGTAAGAAATAGATTTTATCATTCATAAGATGCTATGATCATTTTTGTGACCATACCTCACCAACCTGATAATGATATCGTGAGCGTTTATGTTATAGTTTTTTCAGAATCGGGGTTAATTATGAAAAAGTCCACCAAACCCTTGATAGGGATAGGAGTATGTCTCCTAATCGTTATTATAATCACCTTTTTAATCAATCCGCCATGGTTGGCTCAAATGCGTTCATTTATTTCGCTTGATTCACTCCCTCTTCTCGCTGATTACTTTCGCTCCTTAGGAATATGGGCGCCTGTTATTAGTATTGCTTTAATGATTGCGCAAGGAATTCTCGCGCCGCTCCCATCCTTTGTCATTACAGCAGCTAACGGTCTCGCTTTTGGAATTCCACTTGGCTTCCTCGTTTCTTGGTCAGGTGGAATGGCAGCTGCTCTCGTGATGTTTTGGCTGG carries:
- a CDS encoding sulfurtransferase TusA family protein; translation: MDAQKTLDTKGLACPMPIVKTKKAMKDMESGEVLEVQATDKGAQSDLTAWAKSGGHELMKSEETDGVFYFWIKKA
- a CDS encoding sulfite exporter TauE/SafE family protein; the encoded protein is MDLSFIITIFAIGFIGSFISGMVGIGGSIIKYPMLLYIPPLLGFAAFSAHEVSGISAVQVFFATIGGVWAYRKGGYLNKQLILYMGVSILIGSFIGGYGSTIMSEQGINVVYGLLAAIAAVMMFIPKKGIDDIPLDQVKFNKLLSSALAFIVGIGAGIVGAAGAFLLVPIMLVVLKIPTRMTIASSLAITFISSIGSTVGKLATGQVLLLPAAIMIVASLIASPLGANAGKKINTKILQWVLAALILGTSIKIWIDLLS
- a CDS encoding hemolysin family protein; this encodes MELIKVIAVLLLIVLTAFFVASEFAIVKIRRTRIDALASEGNKKAKAVQKVLGNLDGYLSACQLGITITALALGWLGEETVEQLLHPLFELINLPDSIATPVTIALAFAIITFLHVVLGELAPKTFAIQKAEAVSLLLAGPLIWFYRIMYPFIWALNGSARGVVKLFGLKSANEHEQAHSEEELRLILSESYKSGEINKSEMEFVNNIFEFDERMAREIMIPRTEMTCLFLDNTTEENLEIMKNGKYTRYPVADGDKDKIVGVVNIKEILTQYKWGEELILNEYIHPINHVIETAHIKTLLAKMQKSHNHIAIVVDEYGGTAGLVTVEDILEEIVGEIQDEFDFDEKAPIREDSNGQTIVDGKALISDINELLGTSIDHTEVDTIGGWILTHDIEPEQGTSFTVDGYQFTVREVDGHQIKELEIKQQV